One Polaribacter reichenbachii genomic window, AAATGGTATTTATGTTCCTGGAGCAAACGTATCCTTAGAAAACCTTGAAAAAGGTGATGTTACTAATTTCGATGGTAGATTTACAATTGTATCAATTCCTGTAGGTACTTATACTTTAAAAGTTACGTATTTAGGCTATAAAGATATGACCAAAGAAGTTATTGTAAAAGAAAACGAAACGACTAAAGTAACCTTAGAATTACAGTCTGGAGGAATTGAATTAGATGAAATTCAGTTTACATCTTATAGATTAAGTGGACAATCAAAAGCATTAAACACTCAAAAAAATAACATTAATATTACCAATGTCGTATCTACAGATCAAATTGGTAAATTTCCTGATGTAAATATTGGAGATGCTGTTAAAAGAATTCCAGGTATTACAATGCAAGTAGATCAAGGTGAAGCTAGAAACATTGTAATTAGAGGTCTTTCTCCGCAGTTAAATTCGGTAACTTTAAACGGAAGTAGAATTCCTTCTGCAGAAGGAGATAACAGAAACATTCAAATGGATTTAATTCCTTCTGATATGATTCAATCTATTCAAGTAAACAAAGCTGTTACTCCAGATATGGATGCAGATGCTTTAGGTGGTTCTGTAAATTTAATAACTAGAACAGCTCCACAAAGTTTTAGATTATCTGCAACTGCAGGTTCTGGTGTAAATACAATTACCAACAAAAGAATTTTAAATGGTTCTTTTTTAGTTGGTGATCGTTCCAAGGATAAAAAGTTTGGATGGATGCTTTCTGCAACCGTTAATGATAACGATTTTGGTTCTGATAATGTAGAAGCAGAATGGACAGATGAGTTCGGTTATTTTGATGGAACTGATGAAGTTGAAATAGAGGTAAATCCTTATACCAATGTGTTTGAACAAAGAACATACTTAGTACAAAGAGTGCGTAGAAGTTTTTCTGCAAATTTCGATTTTCAAATAAATGATAACAATAACATCTATTTTAAATCGATGTATAACTGGAGAGATGATAGAGAAAATCGTTTTAGATTAGAACACGAAATTTTAGATGCAGAAGATATTGAAATTGGCGATTTTGTAATTACTGATAATACTCCAGTAAGGTTTCCTGTAGAAGTTAAAAGACAGTCTAAAGGTGGTATTAATAACGATAGAAATAAAAACAGACGTTTAGAAGATCAAAGAATGCAAAATTATTCTTTAGGCGGTAATCATGTTGCTGGTAATTTAAAAATTGATTGGATGGCTTCTTTAGCAAAAGCATCCGAAGAAAGATTAAATGAAAGATATGCAGAGTTTGAATCAGAATATATCATTAAAAATAATGTGTCAAACTCAGAATTTCCATTTTATTCTCCTGTAGATGCTTCAGATTTTAGTAACCTTTCAAATTTTGAATACGGAGAAATCACCGAAGAAAATCAGTATACAGAAGAAGAAGATTTTAATGTTTTTGTAAATTTTGAATTACCAGCAGATTTTTTTGGTAAAGGAGATGGTTTTATCAAATTCGGTGCAAGAGGTAGATTTAAAACAAAATACCGAGATAATAATTTTTTTGAATATGATTTAGAGAGTGCTTACCCTACTTTAGATGGTATACCAACCAAAGATTATTCAAAAGAAGATTATCTTGCTGGTAGTAGATATCAAGCAGGTTTATTTGCATCAGAAGAATGGTTAGGTGCTTTAGATTTAACAAACGGAGATTCTGTAGATGATGAGTTTTTAAGAGATAATTATAATGTAGAAGAAAATGTTTTCGCTGCTTATGCAATGACAAATCAAAAATTATCTGATAAATTAAGTGTTTTAGCAGGTGTTCGTTTAGAGCATACAAGTTTAACAGCAACAGGTAATAATATTTTAGATGAAGACACTTTAAATGGAACAACTACTAAAGAAAGCTCTTATACAAATGTATTACCAGGTGTACATTTTAAATATGATGCTACAAAAAATACAGTGGTAAGATTTGCTTGGACAAACACTTTAGCAAGACCAAATTACGCAGATATTACACCAACTTTAGATGTTGTAACTGGAGATGATGAAATTTTTGTTGGTAATCCTGATTTAGAGCCTACAACTTCTATGAACTTCGATTTAATGGCAGAAACTTACTTTAAGAATGTTGGTATACTTTCTGGTGGATTATTTTACAAAAGCATAAACGATTTTATTTATACTTTTCAATCAGAAACTACAACAGATCAATATGGAGCAGGTACTTCTGGTTTTGATGTGTATCAACCTTTAAACGGAGATGATGCTTCTATCTTCGGAATTGAACTTGCAATTCAAAGAAAATTAGATTTCTTACCTGGTTTCTTAAAGAATTTTAGTGTGTATTTAAACTACACTTATTTAACTTCGGATGCAAACGGAATTCGTAACGAAGATGGAGATGAAAGAGACGATTTAGATTTACCAAACACAGCACCAAATATGTTTAATGGTTCATTAGCTTATGGGGGTAATAAATTTTCTGTAAGAGTTTCTGCTAACTTTTCTGATGCTTATGTAGATGAAATAGGAGGTAATGCTTTTGAAGATCGTTATTATGATCAACAATTTTTCTTAGATTTTAATGCAACATATGCAATTAACAACAACTTAAGTATTTATGCTGATGTTAATAATATTACAGATCAACCTTTACGTTATTATCAAGGTGTAAGTGATAGAACTATGCAAATGGAATATTATGGAAGAAGAATTACTTTTGGTTTAAAGTATGATTTATTTAAAAAATAAACTTTCTAAATGAAAATATTAAACAAAAATAAATTGGTAAAAGGCGCTATATTACTTAGTGCTTTTTACTTTTTTTCTTGTAATTCTGGTAGTAAATTACCAGCAATTACACCAGATGTTATCACAGAAAAAACGATAAACGATACAGATGATCCTGCAATTTGGGTAAATCCTAAAGATGCGTCTAAAAGCATTGTGTTTGGAACTGATAAAAAAACAAATGGTGCTATTTATGCTTTTGATTTAGATGGAAAAATTATTGAAAATAAAACCATCAGAAATATAAAAAGACCAAATAATGTAGATTTAGAATATGGTTTCAAAATCAACGATTCTACAACAGCAGACATTTTAGTTTTTACAGAAAGAGAAAAACAACAAATTAGAATTTTTTCTGTTCCAGAAATGAAACCTTTAGATAATGGTGGTTTTCCTGTTTTTACTGATAATAATAATCCAGAAAACAGATTACCAATGGGTGTTGCTTTTTACAAGTCTAAATTTGATGGTAGTTTTTATGCCATTGTTGGTAGAA contains:
- a CDS encoding TonB-dependent receptor, giving the protein MKLNKLKFMLFSAVLFLSAAKSFGQTGTIQGLITDENGIYVPGANVSLENLEKGDVTNFDGRFTIVSIPVGTYTLKVTYLGYKDMTKEVIVKENETTKVTLELQSGGIELDEIQFTSYRLSGQSKALNTQKNNINITNVVSTDQIGKFPDVNIGDAVKRIPGITMQVDQGEARNIVIRGLSPQLNSVTLNGSRIPSAEGDNRNIQMDLIPSDMIQSIQVNKAVTPDMDADALGGSVNLITRTAPQSFRLSATAGSGVNTITNKRILNGSFLVGDRSKDKKFGWMLSATVNDNDFGSDNVEAEWTDEFGYFDGTDEVEIEVNPYTNVFEQRTYLVQRVRRSFSANFDFQINDNNNIYFKSMYNWRDDRENRFRLEHEILDAEDIEIGDFVITDNTPVRFPVEVKRQSKGGINNDRNKNRRLEDQRMQNYSLGGNHVAGNLKIDWMASLAKASEERLNERYAEFESEYIIKNNVSNSEFPFYSPVDASDFSNLSNFEYGEITEENQYTEEEDFNVFVNFELPADFFGKGDGFIKFGARGRFKTKYRDNNFFEYDLESAYPTLDGIPTKDYSKEDYLAGSRYQAGLFASEEWLGALDLTNGDSVDDEFLRDNYNVEENVFAAYAMTNQKLSDKLSVLAGVRLEHTSLTATGNNILDEDTLNGTTTKESSYTNVLPGVHFKYDATKNTVVRFAWTNTLARPNYADITPTLDVVTGDDEIFVGNPDLEPTTSMNFDLMAETYFKNVGILSGGLFYKSINDFIYTFQSETTTDQYGAGTSGFDVYQPLNGDDASIFGIELAIQRKLDFLPGFLKNFSVYLNYTYLTSDANGIRNEDGDERDDLDLPNTAPNMFNGSLAYGGNKFSVRVSANFSDAYVDEIGGNAFEDRYYDQQFFLDFNATYAINNNLSIYADVNNITDQPLRYYQGVSDRTMQMEYYGRRITFGLKYDLFKK
- a CDS encoding phytase, with the protein product MKILNKNKLVKGAILLSAFYFFSCNSGSKLPAITPDVITEKTINDTDDPAIWVNPKDASKSIVFGTDKKTNGAIYAFDLDGKIIENKTIRNIKRPNNVDLEYGFKINDSTTADILVFTEREKQQIRIFSVPEMKPLDNGGFPVFTDNNNPENRLPMGVAFYKSKFDGSFYAIVGRKSGPKEGYLYQYKLTAENDLIKSTLVRKFGKFSGKKEIEAIAVDSEMGFIYYSDEGACVRKYYAEPTKGNDEIACFGGKYFLEDIEGIAIAKMDNGKGYIIVSDQQKGQFNLFDRTTNEFVKAVNLSTLETDGCDVVTVPLNDTFKSGLFVAMNDEKNFYFYDFDRLIK